From one Thermatribacter velox genomic stretch:
- a CDS encoding PAC2 family protein: protein MEELIFYERPKLENASMVIGFTGWMDGGGVSSGTISLLRDSIKTSPLAEIDSRNFYILNFPGTMEEVAQFRPYVVLKDGLVKSFEYPVNEFLYSQEHNLVLFFGKEPNFRWEEFCNHLLTVAEEVGVKRIFFVGSFSGLTPHTREPRLYCSLSHERLKTELAPYSVRFSDYEGPASIATLLLLRSRERGLEMFSVAVEIPMYVRATNPKGIRAALRFIVPFLGIEVDWAELDKLCEDFERHVDELVKQYPDLEQQIRKLEENYDQEILGDDQSFKDWLRRHGIDTI, encoded by the coding sequence TTGGAAGAACTTATTTTTTATGAACGACCTAAACTGGAAAATGCTTCCATGGTGATCGGTTTTACGGGGTGGATGGATGGTGGAGGAGTTTCTTCGGGGACCATTTCTCTTTTGCGGGATTCGATAAAAACCAGTCCTCTGGCTGAGATTGATTCGCGTAACTTTTATATTTTGAATTTTCCGGGTACCATGGAAGAGGTGGCCCAGTTTCGCCCCTATGTGGTCTTGAAAGACGGTTTGGTAAAGAGTTTTGAATACCCGGTTAATGAATTCTTGTATTCCCAGGAACACAATCTGGTACTCTTTTTCGGTAAAGAACCCAATTTCAGGTGGGAAGAATTTTGCAACCATCTTCTAACTGTAGCTGAAGAAGTGGGAGTGAAGCGCATTTTTTTTGTAGGCAGCTTTAGCGGCCTCACACCACACACCCGGGAACCAAGGTTATATTGCAGTCTTTCCCATGAACGGCTGAAGACAGAGCTTGCTCCTTACAGTGTGCGCTTTTCAGATTATGAAGGTCCGGCCAGTATTGCCACTCTTTTACTTCTCCGTTCTCGGGAAAGAGGTCTGGAAATGTTCAGCGTTGCAGTGGAAATACCCATGTATGTCAGGGCCACCAATCCCAAAGGCATTCGAGCAGCTTTGCGATTTATAGTGCCTTTTTTGGGAATTGAAGTTGACTGGGCTGAGCTTGACAAACTCTGTGAAGACTTTGAGCGTCATGTAGATGAGTTGGTAAAACAGTATCCCGATTTGGAACAGCAAATCAGAAAACTGGAGGAAAACTACGACCAGGAAATACTTGGTGATGACCAGAGTTTCAAGGATTGGCTACGCAGGCATGGCATTGACACTATTTAG
- a CDS encoding MATE family efflux transporter, with the protein MRPKNITDFTQGSIPRHLILFSLPMLAGNLLQTFYNTVDSIWVGRFLGAEALGAVSVGFPVLFILISFVFGLGMGANIMVAQYLGARRDDEVQKTVINALVLLTLLGIVLAFVGINLHLAILNAIRTPETIKQLASQYLTIIFWGLPFLFLYNAISSILRGMGDAKTPLYLLIYATIINIVLDPLMILGIGPFPPLGVAGAALATTIAQGVSGLIGLFILFKLNIVSFSRKSGWRDWPTITTMFRLGMPAGVQQSIVSLGILAMTSLVNLFGEKVVAAYGAATRIDQFSFLPAMTISVAISSVAGQNLGFGDYQRSREVFRWGTIIAFCFALPIAALVFFGAENLIRIFITEEGVIAIGKEYLQIVSFSYIPFSLMFAVNGFLRGAGDTLQTMINTLISLWLIRLPLSWLLAIYFGLGARGIWIGMATGPVAGFLVALAYYRSGRWENKVLVKKEIPDQRNQEELLASQ; encoded by the coding sequence ATGCGACCCAAAAACATAACGGATTTTACACAAGGTAGCATCCCCCGACATCTGATACTTTTTTCACTGCCCATGCTGGCGGGGAATCTCCTGCAAACTTTCTACAACACGGTAGATAGCATCTGGGTAGGGCGATTTCTGGGTGCTGAAGCACTGGGAGCGGTATCAGTAGGTTTTCCTGTGCTTTTCATACTCATTTCCTTTGTGTTTGGACTGGGAATGGGCGCTAACATCATGGTAGCCCAGTACCTGGGAGCCCGAAGAGACGACGAAGTCCAGAAAACAGTCATCAACGCCCTGGTCTTACTTACCTTGTTGGGAATAGTCCTGGCCTTTGTGGGTATTAATTTACACCTGGCCATTCTGAATGCAATTCGTACCCCAGAAACCATCAAACAATTGGCCTCTCAGTACCTGACCATAATCTTTTGGGGCTTGCCTTTCCTTTTCCTTTACAATGCGATAAGTAGCATTTTGCGAGGTATGGGAGATGCTAAAACCCCTCTTTACCTTCTCATCTATGCTACCATTATCAATATCGTTCTTGACCCCCTGATGATTCTGGGCATTGGGCCTTTTCCCCCTCTGGGGGTAGCTGGGGCAGCCTTAGCCACAACCATCGCTCAGGGAGTATCAGGACTCATTGGGCTCTTTATCCTTTTCAAACTCAACATTGTCTCTTTCTCAAGAAAAAGTGGCTGGCGGGACTGGCCGACCATAACCACCATGTTCCGACTGGGTATGCCAGCCGGGGTACAGCAAAGCATTGTATCATTGGGTATTCTGGCTATGACTTCCCTGGTCAATCTTTTCGGAGAAAAGGTGGTAGCCGCCTACGGAGCAGCCACCCGAATTGACCAGTTTTCTTTTCTTCCCGCCATGACCATAAGTGTGGCCATTTCTTCGGTAGCTGGGCAAAATCTGGGCTTTGGAGATTATCAACGTTCCCGTGAGGTGTTCCGCTGGGGAACAATCATTGCTTTCTGCTTCGCACTGCCCATTGCAGCCCTGGTTTTCTTTGGAGCTGAAAACCTGATTCGCATATTCATCACCGAAGAAGGGGTCATCGCCATTGGCAAAGAATACCTGCAGATTGTGTCGTTTTCTTACATTCCCTTTTCCCTAATGTTTGCTGTCAACGGGTTTTTGAGAGGAGCCGGAGACACCCTGCAAACTATGATTAACACCCTGATTTCCCTGTGGCTTATCAGGTTGCCTCTTTCCTGGCTTCTGGCTATATACTTTGGACTCGGAGCCCGGGGCATCTGGATTGGCATGGCCACGGGTCCCGTGGCTGGTTTCTTAGTAGCCCTCGCTTACTATCGGAGCGGACGCTGGGAAAACAAGGTTTTAGTGAAAAAGGAAATACCAGATCAGAGAAATCAGGAAGAGCTACTGGCCAGCCAGTAA